Proteins found in one Candidatus Palauibacter scopulicola genomic segment:
- a CDS encoding RecQ family ATP-dependent DNA helicase, with protein MTTDDSTGAGRPVATLDDARDLLRDRFGYDDFRPAQSRVVEAVLSGRDTLAVLPTGFGKSVCFQIPALLRPRATLVVSPLISLIEDQVAGAERRGMRVLGWTSATPRQEVDEALERARLGELDLLYLAPERLENRAVCDRLREVGVAGIAVDEAHCVSQWGHDFRPSYLRIGRARERLGRPPLTALTATATWRTRREIERFLGMEGPIRIFVPANRPNLRYSVEIAPDVREAYRRVRREVAACGGASAVVYARTRGLSAQLAIALSRMGVPSAPYHARLPIERRQATQRAFLDGSIRVVCATTAFGMGIDHPHVRLVAHLGAPGSLEEYVQEAGRAGRDGEPARCAMVAIRGKRRRALPFGRRERPRPGSPPPGSDRAAAHAERQAAMQAYIETPTCRRAAIAAYFGERAPVCDGCDNCDRDRAAPARTPGRSVRRTTTRRRWRSRGGKRAGRDA; from the coding sequence GTGACGACCGACGACAGCACCGGCGCGGGGCGCCCCGTGGCCACCCTCGACGATGCGCGCGACCTCCTCAGGGACCGGTTCGGCTACGACGATTTCCGTCCCGCCCAGTCGCGCGTGGTGGAGGCGGTGCTCAGCGGACGGGACACGCTCGCGGTGCTGCCGACGGGCTTCGGCAAGTCCGTGTGCTTCCAGATCCCCGCCCTGCTGCGTCCGCGGGCCACGCTCGTCGTCTCGCCGCTCATCTCGCTCATCGAGGATCAGGTCGCCGGGGCCGAGCGCCGGGGCATGCGCGTGCTCGGCTGGACGAGCGCGACCCCGCGGCAGGAGGTGGACGAGGCCCTGGAGCGCGCCCGGCTCGGCGAACTCGACCTCCTGTACCTGGCGCCCGAGCGCCTGGAGAACCGGGCCGTGTGCGATCGTCTGCGCGAAGTGGGCGTGGCGGGCATCGCGGTCGACGAGGCGCACTGCGTGTCCCAGTGGGGGCACGACTTCCGTCCGTCGTACCTGCGGATCGGGCGGGCGAGGGAGAGGCTGGGCCGCCCCCCGCTGACGGCCCTCACGGCGACCGCGACGTGGCGAACGCGGCGCGAAATCGAGCGGTTCCTGGGGATGGAAGGGCCGATCCGCATCTTCGTGCCCGCGAACCGGCCGAACCTGCGCTACTCCGTGGAGATCGCCCCGGATGTGCGCGAGGCCTACCGGCGCGTGCGGCGCGAGGTGGCGGCGTGCGGGGGAGCATCGGCGGTCGTCTACGCGCGCACGCGGGGACTCAGCGCGCAGCTTGCGATCGCGCTCTCGAGGATGGGCGTGCCGAGCGCGCCGTACCACGCGCGCCTGCCGATCGAGCGGCGCCAGGCGACGCAGCGGGCCTTCCTGGACGGGAGCATTCGCGTGGTTTGCGCCACGACCGCGTTCGGCATGGGGATCGACCACCCGCACGTGCGCCTCGTCGCGCATCTCGGCGCCCCGGGGTCGCTGGAGGAGTACGTCCAGGAAGCGGGTCGCGCCGGCCGTGACGGCGAACCGGCGCGCTGCGCGATGGTCGCGATCCGCGGGAAACGCCGCCGCGCCCTTCCGTTCGGCCGGCGCGAGCGTCCCCGGCCGGGCAGCCCGCCGCCCGGCTCCGACCGGGCCGCCGCCCACGCCGAACGGCAAGCCGCCATGCAGGCCTACATCGAAACCCCCACCTGCCGCCGGGCGGCCATCGCCGCCTACTTCGGCGAACGCGCTCCGGTCTGCGACGGCTGCGACAACTGCGATCGCGACCGGGCCGCGCCCGCCCGCACCCCCGGTCGGAGCGTCAGAAGGACCACGACACGCCGAAGATGGCGATCACGGGGAGGGAAGCGAGCGGGGCGGGACGCGTGA